The window CCGCGGCCTGAGGCAAATGAAGTTTAACGTTGCAGTTTCAGTCGAGCCGAAACGGTGGTGTCTGCCTTCAGCGCCACTTCCATCTGCTCGAGTGCCAGGCGACTTTCCTTCGCCGTATTGGCCGCCACGCAATCGGCTGGCACCACGAGTTCGAAGTCGCGCTGATACGCATCGTTTGCAGTGAACAGGACACAAATGTTGGTCGCAACGCCGGTGATGATTAGCCGACGAACTTCCAAGTAGTCGAGTAGAATATCGAGGCTTGTCGAAAAGAACGCCGAGTGCTTCGGCTTGAGGACGAAGTAATCGCTGTCGGTTGGCTGCAGCAGTTTGGCAATCGGTTCGCCGCGCACACCGTCGTTCAAGCAGTGCTCCACCTGCTTGTTGAAGTCCGACTGCCAACGGCCGAAGTTGTCGTTGACGTAGATAACGGGCACGTCTCCGTCGTTCGCCCGTTGCTTGAGTTCCGCGAGTCGCCGAGCCATCGGCAATGCATGCCGCAGCAGCTTGGATCCCTCGGGAAACTCCAAGTCGTTGACCACATCGATCAGCAGGAGCGCGTCGTGCGATTTATCTGGGGCGTTGCCGTGCAGGTCGCGGTTTTTGCGGGTCATGGGGGCCCGACCATTCAAATCATGTGCCGCCGCCGCAGTTCCCGACCGGCACGATGCTTGCATTGCTAGCGTGCAGCGAGTTGACCAATTACCGCCACTTCGTGAGCCGCACCAATGCCCCGCTCGACCTGGAAAGGCTATCTCAAGCTCAGTTTCGTTTCGGTTCCTGTGAAGGGTTACACCGCGAACACTGGCTCCGATTCGATCAAACTGCACCAACTTCATCAGGAGTGCCATAGCCGAATCAAGTACTCCAAGGTCTGCCCGATTCATGGCAGCGTGCCGAGTAGCGAGATCGTTTCGGCCTATGAGTACGCCGACGATCAGTATGTGGTGATTGACCCGAAGGAGCTGAAAGCCCTGCGGGCCGGCGGCGAACGGGCAGTGAATATCGAAGCCGTCGTGAAGTCGGCCGCCATTGATCCCCTCTACTTCACCGAGAAGACGTATTACCTGCTGCCTGACGGCGCGGTTGGTCAGCGGCCCTATGCGCTGATTCAAAAATCGCTGACCGATGAGGATCGCTGCGCCATCGGCCGTGCCGTGTTATACGGCCGCGAAGAGCTCGTGTTGATTCGACCGGTCGACAATCTGCTGTCGCTCACCGCGCTCAAATATGACGCCGAAGTCGTGCATCCCCAGGCGCTCGCCGACGAATTGGAAACGCCCTCGCTGCAGAAGGCGGAACTTGAGCTGACACACACCTTGTTGAAAGCGTTCGTCAAGCCGAAGTTCGACCTGGCCGCGTACAAGGATGAGTACGTCGAAGCATTGACTGAATTGATCGAAGCCAAGGTGGCCGGAAAAAAGATCGTCGCGTCGCCTGCGGCCGAGGAACCGCCGATCATCAACCTGATGGAGGCGCTCAAGAAAAGTGTCGCTGCCGTTGGTGGCGAAGCGCCGCGGCGGAAGAAGCAAGCGGAGCGCGCGTCGGCAGTGGCGCGGAAGAGCGCGCCGAAACGTCGGAAGAGCGGCTAGCGCGATTGGCCCTGAACGTGCATTGCTGGGCACACTATGAGTCTCGCCGAATATCATCGCAAGCGGCACTTCCGCAAAACGGCGGAGCCCGAAGGGAAGGTTGTTGCTGCAAAGCCGCCGACGAAGTTGAGCTTTGTCGTGCAAAAGCATGCTGCTTCGCATCTGCATTACGACTTCCGCCTCGAGCTCGATGGCGTCCTCAAAAGTTGGGCTGTTCCCAAGGGGCCCAGTCTAAATCCTGCGCAAAAGCGGCTCGCCGTGGCCGTCGAAGATCATCCGCTCGAGTATGCCAAGTTCGAAGGCACCATTCCCGCCGGGGAGTATGGCGGCGGTGAAGTGATTGTTTGGGACCGGGGCCAGTGGATTCCCGATGGCGATCCGCACGAAGGGTTGCAACGAGGAAAACTAGAATTCGAACTGCAAGGCGAACGGCTAACAGGCCGCTGGCGACTCATCCAGCTGCGCGGTCGCGATGGTGGCAAGAATTGGCTGTTGGTGAAACAGCAGGACTCCGCGGCCCGTGAAGAGCAAGAGATTACCGAGATCGAAACGGCTAGTGTCATCAGCGGCCGCACGCTCGAAGGTATCGCGAACGGGAAAACCAAATCGCCTCGCACGCGCACGCCACCGAAGCGTAACCCGCGGGCGAACAAATCGCTGCTTCGGCCTCCTGCTCCGATCGAACCTCAACTGGCTCGCCTCGCTACGCAAGTCCCGACCGGTGAGGAATGGCTGCATGAAATCAAGTACGACGGTTATCGCTTGATCGCCACGATGCACAACGGCGAGGTGAAACTTTACACCCGCAACCAACTCGATTGGACGCACCGCTTTGGTCCCATCGCAACGGCCGCGGCGGAGTTGCCAGTCGGAGCAGCGTTGCTCGACGGCGAAGTAGTGGCGCTCGACGAAAATGGCGTGAGTAACTTTCAAGCCTTGCAGAATTCGCTGCAAGGAATCGAATCACGACCGCTGGTGTACTACGTCTTCGATCTGCTGCAAATCAATGGCGAGGATTTGCGCAAGCTGCCGCTCATCGAACGTAAGTCGCGACTGAAAAAACTCCTCGCCGACGCAAACCGCGGCCGCATTCGCTACAGCGATCACCTGACCGGCGATGGCGCCGAGTTTCTGCAGCAAGGCTGCGAGATGGGGCTGGAAGGAATCATCTCCAAACGCGGCGATCGGCCTTACCATCCGGGCCGGTCGGAAGATTGGCTCAAGATCAAGTGCCATCATGAAGAAGAGCTCGTGATCGTCGGGTACACCATTTCCGAAGCCGATAAGCGTGGCTTTGGCGCGCTGCTGCTCGGCTATTTCTCCGGTCGCAAATTGATTTATGCAGGCCGCGTAGGGACTGGCTTCAACGCCAAGTTGCTACACGCGCTGCGGCAAGAGCTGGACGAACTACAAGTGAGCGATTGCCCGTTCGATCCGATTCCTGCCCGTGAGCGCGGCGCCGAAGTTCGCTGGGTGCGGCCGACTATCGTCGCGCAAATTCAATTTACCGGCTGGACTGAAGAGCGAGTGCTGCGGCATCCGTCGTTCCTGGGTCGGCGCGAAGACAAGACGGCCCGCGCCGTTGGCCAACCTGAGTCGTTGGATTTCGCGAAAGGGATTCACGCCAGGGGAAAGACATCGCCGCACTCGATCGCTCAACCCAAACGACGGGCGTCTAAGAAATCGCCAGCCAAGGCCGTGGCTACCGTCGCGTATCCACTCTCCAGTCCCAATCGTGTGTTGTATCCACAAGAGGGCATCACCAAGCTCGATCTGGCGCAGTACTACCAGCAGATCGCCGAGCGGATGCTCCCGTATCTCGAAGACCGCCCGCTCAGTTTGCTCCGTTGCCCCGAAGGGCAGGCCAAGACTTGCTTCTTTCAAAAGCATGCTGCGGCCGGCACTTCGGAAGCGTTGCGACGGATCGAGATCACCGAAAAAAGTGGCACTGAGACGTATTTGATCGCCGATGACTTGCCTGGATTGTTATCGCTCGCGCAGATGGGGGTTCTCGAGATTCACGTCTGGGGCTCGCGTGCCGATCGGCTCGAGCATCCCGACTGGTTCGTTATCGATCTCGATCCTGCGCCGGAAGTTGCCTGGGAGCGAGTGATAGAAACTGCGCTGCTGATGCGAGATTTTCTCGCGCGGCTTGATCTGCAAACATTCGTCAAGCTCACCGGCGGCAAGGGCCTGCATGTGGTCGCGCCGCTTTCGCCGCGGCGAGCTAGTTGGGATCAAGTGAAAGCCTTCACGCATCAAATTGCCCAAGCATTTGCCGACCAGTTTCCCGATCGTTATCTGGCGAAGACGTCGAAAGCCGCTCGCCGCGGGAAGATTTTTATCGACTACTTGCGCAACGATCGCGGCTCGACGGCGATTGCCCCTTTTTCGACTCGCGCCAAACCCAATGCGTCGATTTCGGTTCCTATCGCGTGGGAAGAATTGACCGTCGATTTGCAGCCCGATGCTTGGACGCTGCGTAACATCCAACAGCTGCTCGCCGCAAAAAAGTGGTCGCCGTGGGTGGGCTTCTTCGAGGTACGGCAAACACTGCCGAAGAAATTTGATCCTGCTGGTTTGTTCCGAAC is drawn from Anatilimnocola floriformis and contains these coding sequences:
- a CDS encoding cysteine hydrolase family protein, whose protein sequence is MTRKNRDLHGNAPDKSHDALLLIDVVNDLEFPEGSKLLRHALPMARRLAELKQRANDGDVPVIYVNDNFGRWQSDFNKQVEHCLNDGVRGEPIAKLLQPTDSDYFVLKPKHSAFFSTSLDILLDYLEVRRLIITGVATNICVLFTANDAYQRDFELVVPADCVAANTAKESRLALEQMEVALKADTTVSARLKLQR
- the ligD gene encoding DNA ligase D gives rise to the protein MSLAEYHRKRHFRKTAEPEGKVVAAKPPTKLSFVVQKHAASHLHYDFRLELDGVLKSWAVPKGPSLNPAQKRLAVAVEDHPLEYAKFEGTIPAGEYGGGEVIVWDRGQWIPDGDPHEGLQRGKLEFELQGERLTGRWRLIQLRGRDGGKNWLLVKQQDSAAREEQEITEIETASVISGRTLEGIANGKTKSPRTRTPPKRNPRANKSLLRPPAPIEPQLARLATQVPTGEEWLHEIKYDGYRLIATMHNGEVKLYTRNQLDWTHRFGPIATAAAELPVGAALLDGEVVALDENGVSNFQALQNSLQGIESRPLVYYVFDLLQINGEDLRKLPLIERKSRLKKLLADANRGRIRYSDHLTGDGAEFLQQGCEMGLEGIISKRGDRPYHPGRSEDWLKIKCHHEEELVIVGYTISEADKRGFGALLLGYFSGRKLIYAGRVGTGFNAKLLHALRQELDELQVSDCPFDPIPARERGAEVRWVRPTIVAQIQFTGWTEERVLRHPSFLGRREDKTARAVGQPESLDFAKGIHARGKTSPHSIAQPKRRASKKSPAKAVATVAYPLSSPNRVLYPQEGITKLDLAQYYQQIAERMLPYLEDRPLSLLRCPEGQAKTCFFQKHAAAGTSEALRRIEITEKSGTETYLIADDLPGLLSLAQMGVLEIHVWGSRADRLEHPDWFVIDLDPAPEVAWERVIETALLMRDFLARLDLQTFVKLTGGKGLHVVAPLSPRRASWDQVKAFTHQIAQAFADQFPDRYLAKTSKAARRGKIFIDYLRNDRGSTAIAPFSTRAKPNASISVPIAWEELTVDLQPDAWTLRNIQQLLAAKKWSPWVGFFEVRQTLPKKFDPAGLFRTILESRGD
- the ku gene encoding non-homologous end joining protein Ku, yielding MPRSTWKGYLKLSFVSVPVKGYTANTGSDSIKLHQLHQECHSRIKYSKVCPIHGSVPSSEIVSAYEYADDQYVVIDPKELKALRAGGERAVNIEAVVKSAAIDPLYFTEKTYYLLPDGAVGQRPYALIQKSLTDEDRCAIGRAVLYGREELVLIRPVDNLLSLTALKYDAEVVHPQALADELETPSLQKAELELTHTLLKAFVKPKFDLAAYKDEYVEALTELIEAKVAGKKIVASPAAEEPPIINLMEALKKSVAAVGGEAPRRKKQAERASAVARKSAPKRRKSG